The following proteins are encoded in a genomic region of Peromyscus maniculatus bairdii isolate BWxNUB_F1_BW_parent chromosome 12, HU_Pman_BW_mat_3.1, whole genome shotgun sequence:
- the Slc7a4 gene encoding cationic amino acid transporter 4, which yields MAPGLPSTARLARFCQKLNRLKPLEESSMDTSLRRCLSTLDLTLLGVGGMVGSGLYVLTGTVAKDMAGPAVLLSFLVAAVASLLAALCYAEFGARVPRTGSAYLFTYVSMGEIWAFLIGWNVLLEYLIGGAAVARAWSGYLDAIFNHSIRNFTESHMGVWQVPFLARYPDFLAAGILLVASAFVSCGARVSSWLNHTFSAISMIVILFIIVLGFILARPHNWSPEEGGFAPFGFSGILAGTATCFYAFVGFDVIAASSEEAKNPRWAVPMAIAISLGLAAGAYILVSTVLTLMVPWHSLDPDSALADAFYRRGYSWAGFIVAVGSICAMNTVLLSNLFSLPRIVYAMAADGLFFQVFARVHPRTQVPVVGILVFGVLMSLLALLMDLEALVQFLSIGTLLAYTFVATSIIVLRFQKASPPSSPCLASPGPTTKKYDSFSDHIQLVGAEQTSMSETGQLRPALKPFLGFLNGCSPGTAVAWALGILVASAISLACVLVFGNSDLRLPRWGYVLLLAVSGSVFLFSLLVLGAHQQQKKQDTFQIPLVPLTPALSILLNICLMLKLSYLTWLRFIFWLLVGLIVYFGYGIWHSKENQREPLELTTAHYVVFPSGSLEETVRAVQPAGQAPGQEEAGCTE from the exons ATGGCCCCGGGACTGCCCAGCACTGCCCGCCTGGCACGCTTCTGCCAGAAACTGAACCGTCTGAAGCCACTGGAAGAGTCTAGCATGGACACGTCACTGCGACGCTGCCTGTCCACACTGGACTTGACCCTGCTGGGTGTGGGTGGCATGGTGGGCTCTGGGCTCTATGTGCTCACAGGCACGGTGGCCAAGGACATGGCTGGCCCCGCCGTGCTCCTGTCCTTTTTGGTGGCTGCGGTAGCCTCCTTGCTGGCAGCCCTGTGCTATGCAGAATTTGGAGCCCGTGTGCCCCGCACTGGCTCTGCATACCTGTTCACCTACGTGTCCATGGGTGAAATATGGGCATTCCTCATAGGCTGGAATGTGCTCCTGGAGTACCTCATTGGAGGTGCTGCTGTGGCCCGTGCCTGGAGTGGCTATCTGGATGCCATCTTTAACCACAGCATTCGCAACTTCACAGAGTCTCACATGGGTGTCTGGCAGGTGCCCTTCCTGGCCCGTTATCCAGATTTTCTGGCCGCCGGCATTTTACTTGTGGcttctgcctttgtctcctgtgGAGCCCGAGTCTCCTCCTGGCTGAACCACACGTTCTCAGCCATCAGTATGATTGTCATCCTTTTCATCATCGTCCTGGGTTTCATCCTGGCCCGCCCTCACaactggagcccagaagagggtggttTTGCACCCTTCGGCTTCTCTGGCATCCTGGCAGGCACGGCCACCTGTTTCTATGCCTTTGTGGGTTTTGATGTCATTGCCGCCTCCAGTGAGGAGGCCAAAAACCCTCGGTGGGCTGTGCCCATGGCCATCGCCATCTCCCTTGGCCTGGCAGCTGGCGCCTACATCCTGGTCTCCACTGTGTTGACCCTCATGGTACCTTGGCACAGCCTGGACCCTGACTCGGCGCTCGCTGATGCCTTCTACAGGCGTGGCTACAGCTGGGCCGGCTTCATTGTGGCGGTTGGTTCTATCTGTG CCATGAATACGGTCCTGCTCAGCAACCTCTTCTCCCTGCCTCGCATTGTCTATGCCATGGCCGCCGACGGGCTCTTCTTCCAGGTGTTTGCCCGTGTGCACCCCCGGACACAGGTGCCTGTAGTAGGAATCCTGGTGTTTGGGGTCCTCATGTCTCTCCTGGCGCTGCTGATGGACCTGGAGGCGCTGGTCCAGTTCCTGTCCATCGGCACCCTGCTGGCCTATACCTTTGTAGCCACCAGCATCATTGTGCTGCGCTTCCAGAAAGCTTCTCCACCCAGCTCCCCGTGCCTCGCCAGCCCTGGTCCCACAACTAAGAAGTATGACTCCTTCTCGGACCACATACAGCTAGTGGGTGCTGAACAGACCTCCATGTCTGAGACTGGGCAGCTGCGACCAGCCCTGAAGCCTTTCCTGGGCTTCCTGAATGGATGCAGCCCTGGAACTGCTGTGGCCTGGGCGCTTGGCATCTTGGTAGCCTCAGCTATCTCCCTGGCATGTGTGCTGGTCTTCGGGAACTCAGACCTGCGCCTCCCACGGTGGGGCTACGTCCTGCTGCTGGCCGTCAGTGGTTCTGTCTTTCTGTTCAGCCTTCTGGTCCTGGGGGCTCACCAGCAGCAAAAGAAACAAGACACTTTTCAG ATCCCGTTGGTGCCCCTAACTCCAGCCCTCAGCATCCTTCTCAACATTTGCCTCATGCTGAAGCTGAGCTACCTGACGTGGCTGCGCTTTATCTTCTGGCTGCTGGTTG GACTCATCGTGTATTTTGGCTACGGGATCTGGCACAGCAAGGAGAACCAGAGGGAGCCACTGGAGCTGACGACCGCACACTATGTGGTGTTCCCCAGTGGCAGCCTGGAGGAAACAGTGCGGGCTGTGCAGCCTGCTGGCCAGGCCCCAGGCCAGGAGGAGGCAGGCTGCACGGAGTAG